DNA from Pirellulales bacterium:
CGGAGCCAGTCCGCGTTCTTTCACAAGCGGACAGGCCGAGTTCGATTCGCAATCCGTTTGCGAGCGACCGCCGCCATACGCGGTGCGGCGGCTCGCGACGCTCTTCTTCGAAGATGTATTCCAACAGACCGGCGTCGCGGTCGGCCTCCACACGGTTGTTCGAATTCGCATCGAAACGTTCGGCGGGTTCGAATCGCAGATACCCCCATGGACGCGGATGGCCGGCATGCACCAGCGCGAGCGCCGAGGCCACGCACACCGAATCCGGCCCGGCTTGCCCTTTGCGATCGAAGCCGGCCTCGGGCAGCCATTTGCTCGACACGAGCCAAACGCCGCGCCACGCCGCTTGCCGCATGATGCCTGCAAGCGCGAGCAGGCCCGTGTTTTCGCTCTCGTGGCCGCCATTGGCGCCGATTGCCGGGCCGTGCATGCCGAGGCCCAAGCTGATCGTGCCGGAGACGGAATGGGCCGTTCGATGTGGAATCACTTGCACCGATACGCCCCACGCACCCTCGGCAACGAATTTGTCGAGCATTACGCCGAAGGCGGCTCGGCCCAAAAAGCGGGAGATTGAAACCACGGCCCACGGGCCGAAATCTTCGTCCTCCATTCCGAACTCGGCCCGGGCTCGATACAAGGCGGCGAGCGCCGCTAGCGTCTGTTCATCGCTGTGTTTGAGAAACAGCGGATTTAGCTTCACGGAGAAACAGGCCGGCGGCTGCTTGCGCATGGCCGCCAGTTCAGCGACGGACATTCGCGCCACGCCGCGGGCAACGACCGCCAGTTCAAACGGCTCGACTTCGCTAGGGATCGACATAGGAAAAATAACCTTCCGGCCGCGACTGCGGTGGGCGCGACTGCAAATGGCGACGGAGGATAGTGTTTTCCGTGGCTTCGCCACAACCCCATTTCCGCGATGGCGCGCCGGACCAAACCCGACACTCCGCGGGGCCGGGGCATTTTCCCGGCGCAAATGCAACCCCGCGGACTTTTGAAGCCCGCTGGCCGTCTTCCGAACAAAAAGTGAAAAAGTGACCGCGGACCAAAATCTGTTGTCGCCGGCTCCGCATCATTGCTATGCTGGTGGCACGATCGCATGCCACTATCAAGGAGGGGATCGCGATGCTTGTCTTTACGCGCAAAGCCGGCGAAACAATTGTCATCAACGGCGACATTGCGGTGACGATCGTTCGCGTCGGCCCGAACGACGTTCGCATCGGCATCGAAGCCCCCGCCGAAACGCCGATCGTTCGCAACGATGCGGCGCCGCAAGCGAACGGGGGCAAGCGTGAGGGGGCAGGACGCGGACGGCAGCCACCCCGATCGATGCGATGCCGTAGCCTGTCGTAGGTCGCTTGCGGTTTCGACCATCGCACCACAGGTCGGCGAATCGAGATCACTTGCCCGCCAATCACAGCCGATTCGTCCAATCGGGATTGCCGAACTTCTCCGCGGCCAACCGCGCGGTCAATTCTTGCGGCCAAGTCGTCGCCATTCCGCTGCAGTCGAATGCCGAGCAAACCGCCTCGCGCAGCCGTTTGGCATCGAGCGGCAAATTGATGACAAAATGCGAATGCCGCCGGCCGGCGCGGTAGGCGGGCTGGCGCGGCGGCGTGCCCAGGCAGGCGTCGAGCGATCGCAACGGAAAACCGTACAGCAGCGTGCCGTGGTAGAGCAGCCAATCGCGGCGCACCCGCAGGCTGTTGCCCGAGAATTTGCGTTCCCGCACGGCCAAATCGCTGATCCCGCGGCGGGCCACGCCGGGCACGATCTGCCCGATGGCCGAGGCCAGCGTTTCAAGGACCCAGCGGTGCGTCGTGTCAACGCCGCTCAATTCCGGCCGGCTCCGCCGATCCAGCACCAGCGCATACATCAGCGAGCCGGGCCCCGCCAGGATTGCCGCGCCGCCGCTCGATCGGCGGAGCACCTCAATGCGTCGCTCCCGGCAGGTGGCAAGGTTCACCTCGTCGAGCAGCCGCGACGAGGAGCCGAGCACGACCATAAACTCGCGCGGTTCCCAGAGCCGCAAGGTTTCGCCGACTGGCGGCGAGGCGGAGGCGGATTGGGCTGGCTCGACGGCCGCTTGCGGCGGTGCATCGATTGAAGGCGAACCAGCTTGCTCGCGAGCGCGTCGCAGCGCGGTCTCGCTGAGGCTTCGGGCGAGTGTGGGGGAATCAACCGCTGGCGAGGAGTTCGATTCCGCTGCGAACAATAGCGCTTCATCGAGCGCCAAATTCGCGGCCGGTGTGTCGAGCGTCAGATCGAGAAATTGCATGAATCAACGTGACGGTATGCGGGTGCCACTACTGGCTCGTTCGGCACCGTGACGTTGCCGAGCGGC
Protein-coding regions in this window:
- a CDS encoding carbon storage regulator; the protein is MLVFTRKAGETIVINGDIAVTIVRVGPNDVRIGIEAPAETPIVRNDAAPQANGGKREGAGRGRQPPRSMRCRSLS